A single window of Candidatus Omnitrophota bacterium DNA harbors:
- a CDS encoding fumarate hydratase yields MTCRAISRTDIESAVMRLCLEANIIIRDDISRALEILAGEKEQGEHTRRMVKVLLDNATIARDKKIAICQDTGLVCVFIEIGDNVSVCGINMQDAVNKGVMLAYKEYGFRMSVVGDPVIRKNTGSNIPAILHVEIVPGDTVKISVMPKGFGSENKGRIGMLKPTSGVGEIVDFCVETVKLAGPDACPPYILGVGIGGTMEYCAYLAKKALLRKIDRPNAASHLADIETRIRSGANALDIGIMGLGGSSTVIGVNVEAAATHIAGLPVAVNLSCHALRTATTEI; encoded by the coding sequence ATGACGTGCCGGGCTATATCGCGAACAGATATCGAGAGTGCCGTAATGAGACTTTGTCTGGAAGCTAATATCATCATACGGGATGATATTAGCCGGGCCCTGGAAATTCTTGCCGGAGAAAAAGAGCAGGGGGAACATACCCGTCGTATGGTCAAGGTCTTGCTTGATAACGCGACGATCGCCAGGGACAAAAAAATAGCGATATGCCAGGACACGGGTCTTGTGTGTGTGTTCATCGAGATCGGGGACAACGTATCGGTGTGCGGCATAAACATGCAAGATGCTGTAAATAAAGGAGTTATGCTTGCGTATAAAGAGTATGGATTTCGTATGTCCGTAGTCGGGGATCCTGTGATCAGGAAAAATACAGGATCGAACATACCGGCAATCCTGCATGTGGAGATAGTTCCGGGAGACACTGTTAAGATATCCGTTATGCCAAAAGGTTTTGGAAGCGAGAATAAAGGGCGTATCGGTATGTTGAAACCCACCAGCGGTGTAGGGGAGATAGTGGATTTTTGTGTCGAAACCGTAAAACTTGCCGGACCCGACGCGTGCCCGCCATATATTCTTGGAGTAGGGATAGGCGGAACAATGGAATATTGCGCGTATCTGGCGAAGAAAGCCCTGTTGAGGAAAATAGACAGGCCTAATGCGGCAAGTCATCTGGCGGATATCGAGACCAGGATAAGATCGGGGGCTAACGCGCTTGATATAGGGATAATGGGTCTTGGCGGCTCATCTACGGTGATAGGGGTCAATGTAGAGGCCGCGGCGACACATATCGCGGGTCTTCCCGTGGCTGTCAATCTCTCGTGTCATGCCTTGAGGACGGCTACGACTGAA